Proteins found in one Fodinibius saliphilus genomic segment:
- a CDS encoding 3-oxoacyl-ACP synthase III family protein yields MRDKKYALITGTGSYIPSRRVPNTDFLENTFLNNDGTPLDKPIEETIQKFSEITGIEERRYAKDDVLASDMGAEAGKQALSSAELDPEKLDYIVVAHNFGDVRADNPRVDMVPTLASRVKHKLGIKNPYCVAYDLPFGCPGWVQGLIQCNYYLRSEDASAGLVIGTETLSRICDPHDRDSMIYSDGAGAAVLEGRESNTPVGILSHSARTDTEEQAYYLKMDSSYNSDDNDSLYMKMNGRKLYQYALTHVPELVKTSLDKANIGFDEVAKVFIHQANAKMDAAILERLAKLYGHNEVSDDIMPMTISRLGNSSVATVPTLLDLVLRGEMENHQIEKGDIIVLASVGAGMNINAIVYQMD; encoded by the coding sequence ATGAGAGACAAGAAATACGCTTTAATTACGGGAACGGGGTCCTATATTCCTAGTCGCAGGGTACCCAACACCGATTTTTTAGAGAATACTTTTTTAAATAATGATGGCACTCCCTTAGATAAGCCTATTGAGGAGACCATTCAGAAATTTTCGGAAATCACCGGTATAGAGGAGCGACGGTATGCCAAAGATGATGTACTGGCCTCGGATATGGGAGCAGAAGCTGGTAAGCAGGCGCTTTCGTCGGCAGAATTGGATCCTGAGAAGCTGGATTATATTGTAGTAGCTCATAATTTTGGTGATGTCCGGGCCGATAATCCACGGGTAGATATGGTGCCGACTCTGGCGTCGAGGGTCAAACACAAACTGGGAATAAAAAATCCATATTGTGTAGCCTATGACCTTCCTTTTGGTTGTCCGGGCTGGGTTCAGGGGCTCATCCAGTGTAACTACTATCTTCGCAGCGAGGATGCTTCGGCCGGTCTAGTTATTGGAACCGAAACACTTTCGCGTATCTGCGACCCGCATGACCGGGATAGTATGATCTATTCGGACGGGGCCGGAGCCGCAGTATTGGAGGGCCGAGAAAGCAATACTCCAGTGGGGATTCTGAGCCATTCTGCACGCACTGATACTGAGGAACAGGCCTATTATTTGAAGATGGATTCTTCATATAACTCCGACGATAACGATTCTCTTTACATGAAGATGAACGGGCGTAAACTTTACCAGTATGCACTCACTCACGTACCAGAGTTAGTAAAAACAAGTCTTGATAAAGCGAATATCGGTTTTGATGAGGTTGCAAAAGTGTTCATCCATCAAGCCAACGCTAAAATGGATGCTGCCATTTTGGAGCGTCTGGCAAAACTATATGGTCATAATGAAGTTTCGGACGATATTATGCCCATGACCATATCGCGACTTGGCAACTCCTCTGTGGCTACCGTTCCTACCCTGCTGGATCTGGTGTTGCGAGGTGAGATGGAGAACCATCAGATTGAGAAAGGAGATATTATTGTGTTGGCATCGGTAGGAGCAGGAATGAACATTAACGCTATCGTTTATCAGATGGATTAA
- a CDS encoding SLC13 family permease codes for MGFEQLLIFVVLLCAFIGLAIDLWSPDAILLTALAILTITGVLSLEQAFQGFANTTLIALASLYVVSTAMRESGALDRASAFILGQETRSIQRILLRLCPSVSLYSAFLNNTPVVAMGIPAIRQWALKKNIVVSKLLMPLSFAAILGGLCTLIGTSTNLITHGLLQSHGFEGLSFFELAWVGVPCAFVGLLYLVFISPMLTPSRQDIRYEEEQRRNLLVEIEVTEGADAIGKTIKEAGLDEFQAFYLSRINRKDLEIAPVPKEEKLRRGDHLLYAAKGGVAATVPKLVDYPGLQLVQQPPRSIEDDGKPERELHHVVVKEGSPLVGATVQEAKLLERFGAAVTGVRRRGERVEQPLGPFVLHAGDVLLLDTNRGFREAYENTKDFFLTSAAGGEATGEETSIEERRPGGKDLYVSVAVLVGIVTLVATGMVHIALAGILGVAILLSFNVIKAGEARKSVDWTVLIVIGAAIGLGKAMEVSGTAELIGQWMVDLTSVYGDRAVLAGIVIVTGLLTEVITNNGAVALMFPIALSVAETQGIEARGLFIAITLVASMSMITPIGYQTNLMVYGPGNYKFTDFFKVGFLLEITLWTLVIILVPIFWPM; via the coding sequence ATGGGATTCGAACAGCTGTTGATTTTTGTCGTGTTATTATGCGCTTTTATCGGCTTGGCGATTGACCTGTGGAGCCCGGATGCTATCCTGTTGACAGCTCTGGCCATCCTTACAATAACCGGAGTCTTGAGCCTTGAGCAGGCTTTCCAGGGATTTGCAAATACGACCTTAATAGCGCTGGCCAGTTTATACGTGGTGTCGACTGCCATGCGGGAAAGCGGGGCGCTGGATCGCGCGAGTGCCTTTATTTTGGGACAGGAAACACGGAGTATTCAGCGAATTTTGCTCAGGTTGTGTCCCAGTGTATCACTATATTCAGCTTTTTTAAATAATACCCCGGTTGTGGCTATGGGGATTCCCGCTATTCGACAATGGGCGCTTAAAAAGAATATTGTCGTATCAAAGTTACTTATGCCCCTTTCATTTGCCGCGATTTTGGGTGGGCTCTGTACATTAATTGGAACCAGCACCAACCTAATTACCCACGGACTGTTACAAAGTCACGGATTTGAGGGTCTATCCTTTTTTGAGTTGGCCTGGGTTGGCGTTCCCTGTGCCTTTGTCGGACTGTTATACCTTGTTTTTATTTCTCCCATGCTGACCCCGTCCCGCCAAGATATCCGGTATGAAGAAGAACAACGGCGGAATCTGTTGGTAGAGATTGAAGTAACAGAAGGGGCAGATGCAATTGGGAAAACCATAAAAGAAGCAGGACTAGATGAGTTTCAGGCCTTTTATCTTTCCCGTATTAATCGCAAAGATCTTGAAATAGCGCCTGTTCCCAAAGAAGAGAAGCTCCGCCGGGGCGACCATCTTTTGTATGCTGCTAAGGGAGGTGTTGCGGCTACAGTACCAAAATTGGTTGACTATCCCGGGCTTCAGCTTGTTCAGCAGCCACCAAGAAGTATTGAAGATGATGGAAAGCCAGAACGAGAGCTTCACCATGTGGTTGTAAAAGAAGGTTCGCCTTTGGTGGGGGCTACCGTACAGGAAGCCAAGCTTCTGGAACGGTTCGGAGCTGCGGTAACCGGCGTGCGAAGAAGAGGGGAGCGCGTTGAACAGCCCCTTGGACCGTTTGTGCTGCATGCCGGAGATGTTTTGCTGCTTGACACCAATCGAGGTTTCCGCGAGGCGTATGAGAACACGAAAGATTTTTTCCTGACCAGTGCGGCCGGGGGGGAAGCTACCGGGGAAGAAACAAGCATTGAAGAGCGCCGGCCAGGCGGAAAAGACTTGTACGTCTCGGTAGCAGTGTTAGTGGGCATCGTTACACTGGTTGCCACAGGGATGGTACATATTGCGCTGGCTGGTATTTTAGGGGTCGCGATATTATTGAGTTTTAATGTTATTAAAGCCGGTGAGGCTCGAAAATCCGTAGACTGGACCGTCTTAATTGTGATTGGTGCCGCTATTGGTTTGGGCAAAGCGATGGAGGTGAGCGGAACGGCTGAACTTATTGGACAGTGGATGGTGGATCTTACCAGCGTATATGGGGATCGAGCAGTGTTGGCGGGAATTGTTATCGTAACAGGGCTACTTACTGAAGTCATTACCAATAACGGCGCGGTAGCACTGATGTTTCCGATCGCCTTATCCGTTGCCGAAACCCAGGGGATTGAAGCTCGCGGCCTGTTCATTGCCATTACTCTGGTAGCATCGATGTCGATGATCACCCCAATAGGCTATCAGACCAATCTTATGGTCTATGGTCCCGGTAATTATAAGTTCACTGATTTTTTTAAAGTAGGTTTTCTCCTTGAAATAACCTTGTGGACGCTGGTCATTATTCTGGTTCCCATCTTTTGGCCGATGTGA
- a CDS encoding cold-shock protein: MLQQGKIKFFDSQKGFGFINPDEGNKDIFVHKNNVENLGFDDGFEDGEAVEFDVEETPKGLSAINVRSLA, from the coding sequence ATGTTACAACAAGGCAAAATAAAATTTTTCGATTCCCAAAAAGGATTTGGATTCATTAACCCTGATGAAGGCAACAAAGATATCTTTGTTCACAAAAACAATGTCGAAAACCTTGGCTTTGATGATGGTTTTGAAGACGGTGAAGCTGTGGAATTTGATGTCGAAGAAACACCTAAAGGCTTAAGTGCAATTAACGTCCGAAGCCTAGCTTAA
- a CDS encoding lipopolysaccharide assembly protein LapA domain-containing protein, which yields MKKLKLSIALILILILILLVVQNTASVQAHFLGFTTEMSLVVLLFLTGALGFVSGLVLGFLLKNKVIRSTEEQRKN from the coding sequence ATGAAAAAATTAAAGTTGTCAATTGCCCTGATCTTGATTCTGATCCTGATCCTGCTTGTGGTACAAAATACCGCTTCCGTTCAGGCACACTTCCTTGGCTTTACCACCGAAATGTCACTGGTCGTGCTACTTTTCCTGACCGGAGCATTAGGTTTTGTATCTGGACTGGTTTTGGGATTTTTGTTAAAAAACAAGGTTATACGATCTACTGAAGAGCAACGAAAGAATTAA
- a CDS encoding M48 family metalloprotease — MRPIISNICLILVVGLLISACSVQQSAISGSKRAYGYSWDQEKQIGKDADQQIQQQYGIYDNDELRAYVDNIGQEMLAVSHMNRPDTPSEYEGTDFYFRVLDSPVVNAFALPGGYIYVTRGLLSHLDNEAQLSVVLGHEIGHVIARHASQRAFEQQMGQIALIGGAIGGELLGLPGGDILGIGSQAAQLLFLSYSRDDERESDRLGVEYASLQQYKAAEGAQFFVSLERMSKQSGQSIPDWQSTHPDPGERAKSIPEIAEQWRAKGYEQTIENTDQYMGMLDNMIYGENPREGFTRNGNFYHPEMKFQFPYPDDWQVVNQRSLVAVVSKDQDAVSIMTLDGKSTRAEASVNEFLNQEGITTVRKEKAESNGLNVFRAEATGQTEDGTQLKFYLYAIEYEGSIYRFLNYTTVEKYEAYATSFDGITRGFRKLIDSDILNIQPVRLQAVKVNRTGTFQSFLPRNLERFSITVSPEDLAIMNQVGLDEQINVGTWLKFPSQ, encoded by the coding sequence ATGAGACCCATTATTTCAAATATATGTCTGATATTAGTTGTGGGGCTGTTGATTTCAGCCTGCAGTGTACAACAAAGTGCAATAAGCGGCAGCAAGCGGGCGTACGGCTATAGCTGGGACCAAGAAAAACAGATTGGCAAAGATGCCGACCAGCAAATTCAACAGCAATATGGAATATATGATAATGATGAGTTGCGGGCATATGTGGATAACATTGGGCAGGAGATGTTGGCCGTCAGTCATATGAACCGGCCTGACACACCTTCCGAGTATGAAGGGACGGACTTTTACTTTCGCGTCTTAGACAGCCCGGTCGTTAATGCTTTTGCCCTGCCCGGGGGATACATCTACGTAACCCGGGGGCTGCTGTCGCATCTTGACAACGAAGCCCAACTTTCCGTGGTGCTGGGTCATGAGATCGGGCACGTGATAGCCCGCCATGCCTCCCAACGAGCCTTCGAACAGCAGATGGGGCAAATTGCCCTGATCGGGGGAGCTATAGGCGGGGAACTGCTGGGGCTTCCCGGTGGTGATATCCTTGGTATTGGCAGTCAGGCAGCCCAACTGCTGTTTTTGAGCTACAGTCGCGATGACGAACGGGAATCCGATCGCCTTGGTGTGGAGTACGCCTCCCTGCAACAGTACAAGGCGGCAGAAGGGGCACAATTTTTTGTATCCCTGGAGCGGATGTCCAAGCAGTCCGGTCAAAGTATACCTGACTGGCAATCAACCCACCCCGATCCGGGCGAAAGGGCAAAGAGTATTCCTGAAATTGCTGAGCAGTGGAGGGCGAAAGGATATGAACAAACCATTGAAAATACCGATCAGTATATGGGTATGCTCGACAATATGATCTATGGCGAAAATCCACGGGAGGGATTTACCCGAAATGGCAACTTTTATCACCCAGAAATGAAATTTCAATTTCCCTACCCGGATGACTGGCAGGTGGTTAACCAGCGGTCACTGGTGGCGGTTGTCAGCAAGGATCAAGATGCTGTCTCGATTATGACGCTGGACGGCAAGTCGACGAGGGCAGAAGCCTCGGTTAATGAATTTTTAAATCAAGAGGGTATTACCACGGTAAGAAAAGAAAAAGCAGAAAGCAACGGTCTTAATGTGTTCCGGGCAGAAGCTACTGGACAAACTGAGGACGGAACCCAGCTCAAATTCTATCTCTATGCGATAGAGTATGAGGGCTCGATCTATCGCTTTTTAAACTATACCACAGTTGAGAAGTATGAAGCCTATGCTACCAGTTTTGATGGGATAACCAGAGGTTTTAGGAAGCTGATTGATTCAGATATATTGAATATTCAGCCGGTGCGTTTGCAAGCGGTAAAAGTCAACCGGACAGGCACCTTCCAGTCTTTCCTTCCACGGAACCTTGAAAGGTTTTCGATAACCGTTTCGCCAGAGGACCTTGCCATAATGAACCAAGTGGGACTCGATGAACAGATCAATGTTGGCACTTGGTTAAAATTTCCAAGCCAGTAA
- a CDS encoding lmo0937 family membrane protein, giving the protein MGNLLYIIAVILIIGWLVGFIGYSAGGLIHILLVIAVIAIILRVIQGKQPI; this is encoded by the coding sequence ATGGGAAATCTACTTTATATCATAGCCGTCATTTTAATTATTGGCTGGCTTGTTGGTTTCATCGGCTATAGTGCCGGGGGGCTTATACATATCCTGCTGGTCATAGCCGTTATTGCCATCATACTCCGGGTAATTCAAGGGAAACAGCCAATTTAA
- a CDS encoding sensor histidine kinase has product MNDHETDRPHQPSPLTLDPNKQYLDLQTYTELGQQIMDAPVCEINIIDTYYQDTVAHNVDEAVYKDLICYDTIRQNGRIYEIEDLAKNKHYKDQSYVKSSPYFQYHCSAKLTNKTGRTIGSMYVLDTKSKSVSKDQKEQFQQLALLVMNTIELESQFRDLKTKFTTLHESIHKINHDVRTPISGIVGVSDLLLEKKDHTEFPTQQITMIKEAAETIINIIDGVLEDLNTDNYEYQEQKKTPFINSVEQLKRLFRPPSKAKEVSLTFVNKVDASLDLPRPLSLKLLQITSNLLSNAVKFTPPNGAIKVTMTHETDKNMLCISVSDNGQGMTADQLMDFNKGTPVARAADNDRKESVGQGLRFIKEVVAQTGGTISVKTGQNNGTQFLVTLPIPVDNFEKLLSSLQENQNQREG; this is encoded by the coding sequence ATGAATGATCATGAAACAGATCGACCTCATCAACCGAGCCCTCTTACCCTAGATCCGAATAAACAGTACCTAGACCTGCAAACATATACAGAGTTAGGTCAACAGATCATGGATGCGCCGGTTTGTGAAATCAATATTATTGATACGTACTATCAGGATACGGTAGCGCACAATGTTGATGAAGCGGTTTATAAAGACTTGATCTGCTACGATACAATCAGACAAAACGGGAGAATATATGAAATAGAGGATCTGGCAAAGAATAAACATTATAAAGATCAGTCTTACGTAAAGAGCTCTCCATATTTTCAATATCATTGTAGCGCAAAACTAACTAATAAAACAGGTAGAACTATAGGATCTATGTACGTGCTTGATACCAAATCAAAAAGCGTTTCAAAGGATCAAAAGGAGCAGTTCCAACAGCTTGCTCTTTTGGTCATGAATACCATTGAATTGGAGAGCCAATTCAGAGACTTAAAAACTAAATTTACTACTTTGCATGAGAGTATTCATAAAATCAACCACGATGTACGGACCCCTATCAGTGGTATAGTAGGAGTTTCTGATCTATTGCTCGAGAAGAAGGATCATACTGAGTTTCCTACCCAGCAGATTACCATGATAAAAGAAGCAGCCGAAACCATTATTAATATAATTGATGGGGTTTTGGAAGATTTAAACACTGATAATTACGAGTATCAAGAGCAGAAAAAAACGCCATTCATTAATAGTGTTGAACAATTAAAACGCTTATTTCGCCCACCGTCGAAAGCAAAGGAAGTTTCTCTAACCTTTGTAAACAAAGTAGATGCCAGTCTTGACTTACCTCGGCCACTATCACTTAAATTGCTGCAAATTACCAGCAATCTTCTCTCAAATGCCGTTAAATTTACGCCACCAAACGGAGCTATAAAAGTTACAATGACCCATGAGACCGATAAAAATATGCTATGTATTTCTGTTTCGGATAATGGACAGGGTATGACTGCTGATCAACTCATGGATTTTAACAAAGGGACGCCTGTTGCAAGGGCGGCCGATAACGATAGGAAAGAAAGTGTGGGTCAAGGCCTTAGATTTATTAAAGAAGTAGTTGCTCAGACTGGGGGAACAATATCTGTAAAAACGGGCCAAAACAACGGAACGCAGTTTTTAGTCACGTTACCCATACCGGTCGACAACTTCGAAAAGTTACTTTCATCTTTGCAGGAAAATCAAAACCAGCGAGAAGGGTAG
- a CDS encoding DUF2959 family protein yields MKLLNQIYTWHFALLIITAFGITSCASTGMQRSQDTQTTMETMDNDIQEVSRQLDATGASMDELMRSDQTDITRAFETYKNNVEKMVAMEKKFAKHAEKMKEQGIDYFEEWQKEGTEYKNPKIKQLSDERRAALGEIYDKIAENSIGVNEAFKTYVSDIQEIQTYLSNDLTTKGIAAIASTSEKVVSEGDSLKQAIQNVQTAIQNARAEMSQTAGIN; encoded by the coding sequence ATGAAACTACTTAACCAAATTTATACCTGGCACTTTGCACTGCTGATAATAACTGCATTTGGTATTACCAGTTGCGCTTCCACAGGCATGCAACGTTCACAGGACACACAGACAACCATGGAAACCATGGATAATGATATACAAGAAGTTTCCCGTCAGTTAGATGCTACAGGAGCATCCATGGATGAACTTATGAGGTCTGACCAAACCGATATAACACGTGCGTTTGAAACCTACAAGAATAATGTAGAAAAAATGGTAGCCATGGAGAAGAAATTTGCCAAACATGCCGAAAAGATGAAAGAACAAGGCATAGATTATTTTGAGGAATGGCAAAAAGAGGGCACTGAATACAAAAATCCTAAAATTAAGCAACTAAGTGATGAACGGAGAGCTGCACTTGGAGAAATCTATGATAAAATTGCCGAAAATAGCATAGGTGTAAACGAGGCGTTCAAAACGTACGTATCTGATATACAAGAGATCCAAACATACTTGTCTAATGATCTCACTACAAAGGGAATCGCGGCTATTGCCTCGACCTCTGAAAAAGTCGTTAGTGAAGGGGATAGCTTGAAACAAGCCATACAGAATGTACAAACGGCCATTCAGAATGCGCGAGCAGAAATGTCACAAACAGCAGGAATCAACTGA
- a CDS encoding lmo0937 family membrane protein — MGNQLWFIAAILIIAWGIGIYGFGLSGYIHILLGLATLAIILRLETPIFRSNPS, encoded by the coding sequence ATGGGAAATCAACTTTGGTTCATAGCAGCAATATTAATTATTGCGTGGGGAATCGGTATATATGGATTTGGGCTGAGTGGATATATACATATTTTGCTAGGCTTAGCAACCTTAGCTATAATATTGAGACTAGAAACTCCCATCTTCAGATCGAACCCATCATAA
- a CDS encoding YtxH domain-containing protein yields MDSKKVLFTLLAGAALTSVVGILLTPYKDSSKRKKIVDKARDYADNAEETIKDSVSNVKKRIKKMGEEAERMVNEGGNAK; encoded by the coding sequence ATGGACTCAAAAAAAGTATTATTCACCTTGTTAGCCGGTGCCGCACTAACCTCTGTAGTGGGGATTCTATTGACCCCCTACAAAGACTCATCCAAGCGAAAGAAAATTGTCGATAAAGCCAGAGACTATGCAGACAATGCAGAAGAAACCATAAAAGACTCTGTTTCCAATGTTAAAAAGCGGATAAAGAAAATGGGTGAAGAAGCCGAACGAATGGTTAATGAGGGGGGAAACGCGAAATAA
- a CDS encoding Ig-like domain-containing protein: MKTNKQLFKNITLTALLFAVFSTALMAQDSTSIVDPITETPVILATSPNGGEVNVELGSAIEITFSREMDGKSINGATLQLHATYADTMYEDYNEVLLFDQITDQPIIMKDTENNWQYTTSSIGGTISYSDKVAVFTPDAELEEGALYTFTVTTGVKSSENIALENNYTWSFTTMGTSESMYIDKKMPNMEW, encoded by the coding sequence ATGAAAACAAATAAACAGTTATTTAAAAATATCACCCTCACAGCTCTGTTATTTGCCGTTTTTTCTACCGCTCTAATGGCACAGGATTCAACCAGTATTGTTGATCCTATAACAGAAACACCGGTCATTTTAGCAACAAGTCCCAACGGTGGTGAAGTAAATGTTGAGTTAGGTAGTGCAATCGAGATCACCTTCAGCCGTGAAATGGATGGCAAAAGTATAAACGGGGCTACGTTACAGTTACATGCGACTTATGCAGATACAATGTATGAAGACTACAATGAAGTGCTGCTATTTGATCAAATAACAGACCAGCCTATAATAATGAAAGATACTGAAAATAACTGGCAGTATACGACGAGTAGTATAGGTGGAACCATTAGTTATTCCGATAAAGTTGCTGTATTCACACCTGATGCAGAATTAGAAGAGGGAGCTCTGTACACCTTCACCGTAACAACGGGCGTTAAAAGTTCAGAAAATATTGCTCTTGAAAACAATTATACCTGGAGTTTCACAACCATGGGTACATCTGAATCGATGTACATTGATAAAAAAATGCCAAATATGGAATGGTAA
- a CDS encoding helix-turn-helix domain-containing protein: MKLYIKYMVSLRCKMLVKEELKKLGIGCISVELGMVEVQDDITDDQLEEFAKNLKKSGLELLDDKRNILVEKIKSVIVEMIHYEDEVPKVNDSDYISEKLGYDYTYLSNTFSEVKGITIQQYIIIHKIERAKELLLYDELTLTEIAHKLHYSSVAHLSNQFKKITGLTPTYFKELKERRRKNLEDL, from the coding sequence ATGAAACTGTATATTAAATATATGGTAAGCCTGCGATGCAAGATGCTGGTCAAGGAAGAGTTAAAAAAACTGGGTATAGGCTGCATATCTGTTGAGCTTGGTATGGTTGAAGTTCAGGATGATATTACGGATGATCAGCTGGAAGAATTTGCGAAGAACCTGAAAAAATCCGGATTGGAACTACTCGACGATAAAAGGAATATCCTGGTTGAAAAGATAAAAAGCGTAATCGTTGAAATGATTCACTACGAGGATGAGGTCCCCAAAGTGAATGACTCCGATTATATTAGCGAAAAGCTTGGATATGATTATACCTACCTGTCCAATACCTTCTCAGAAGTAAAGGGAATCACCATTCAACAGTATATTATTATTCATAAAATTGAACGAGCCAAAGAACTGCTGTTGTATGATGAATTGACCCTGACTGAAATAGCCCATAAACTTCATTACAGCAGCGTGGCCCACCTGTCTAACCAGTTCAAAAAGATTACCGGTCTAACGCCCACCTATTTTAAGGAACTAAAAGAAAGACGCAGAAAGAATCTCGAGGATCTGTGA
- a CDS encoding DUF2959 family protein gives MNPIRQYFLVFALLLAFIGITGCSSTSMERSNAARVSLQTMDNDIQSAMLQLDDTGRSLDNLINIPQGDLNKVFDTYSDNVLQITSVEQKFARHATEMTSRGIDYFEEWQKEGTAYKNPRIQQLSDQRRAALGEMYDKIAKNSVGINETFKTYVSDVKEIQAFLSNDLTAKGISAIAPTSQKVISEGDSLMVALKNVQAAIQGTREEMSQSRNGM, from the coding sequence ATGAACCCAATCAGACAATATTTTCTTGTATTCGCGCTGCTCTTAGCTTTTATCGGGATTACAGGATGTAGTTCGACGAGCATGGAGCGTTCCAATGCGGCAAGAGTTTCCTTGCAAACGATGGACAATGATATACAATCAGCAATGCTGCAGTTAGATGACACAGGAAGGTCTCTTGATAATTTAATAAATATCCCTCAAGGTGATTTAAATAAGGTTTTTGACACTTATTCAGATAACGTATTACAAATAACATCTGTTGAGCAAAAATTTGCTCGTCATGCAACTGAAATGACAAGCCGTGGAATAGATTATTTTGAGGAGTGGCAAAAGGAGGGAACCGCATATAAAAACCCAAGGATACAGCAACTCAGTGATCAGCGACGAGCCGCACTTGGAGAAATGTATGACAAGATTGCTAAAAATAGCGTCGGCATAAATGAGACGTTTAAAACGTATGTATCTGATGTGAAAGAGATCCAGGCGTTCCTTTCAAATGATCTGACTGCAAAAGGAATATCGGCTATTGCGCCAACTTCCCAAAAAGTTATCAGTGAAGGAGACAGCCTGATGGTTGCCTTGAAAAACGTGCAAGCTGCTATTCAGGGAACACGAGAAGAAATGTCTCAAAGCCGAAACGGCATGTAA
- a CDS encoding fatty acid desaturase family protein, with the protein MSVEKVTFNNSTSREFSKTVKQRVDQYFDEHDLSKHANMQMVIKTIVLLTLYFGSYALIISGQLSLLSMWFLTFLMGIGMAGIGFSVSHDALHGAYSSNKHINRILGFTFDLLGANGYIWKITHNIIHHTYTNIHEHDEDLEVAGFIRLSPHAEWKPIHRVQHILAFLAYSLATFFWVFVKDYKHFLKDNIGPYKNKNHPKSEWIILFITKAIYYTYMLVLPMLLLDITWVHLLIGFSTLHLTAGLILGVIFQLAHVVEGTDHPVPDEENMIDEHWMIHEMGTTNNFARENKPLCWFVGGLNFQIEHHLFPRICSVHYPAISPIVEKTAQEFGIPYNQHDTFFQAVASHYRTLKKFGNPEVSYSEAQI; encoded by the coding sequence ATGTCCGTAGAAAAAGTAACGTTTAACAACAGTACCAGTCGGGAATTCAGTAAAACCGTAAAACAACGGGTCGACCAATATTTCGATGAACATGACCTCTCCAAGCATGCCAACATGCAGATGGTCATAAAAACCATTGTTTTGCTGACCCTTTATTTTGGCTCGTATGCTTTGATTATATCGGGGCAGCTTTCCCTTTTATCAATGTGGTTTTTAACTTTTTTGATGGGTATCGGGATGGCCGGTATTGGCTTCTCTGTATCCCATGATGCGCTGCACGGGGCCTACTCTTCCAACAAGCATATCAACCGAATTCTGGGATTTACCTTTGATCTCCTGGGAGCAAACGGTTATATCTGGAAAATCACCCACAACATTATCCACCACACTTATACCAATATTCACGAACACGATGAAGACCTGGAGGTGGCCGGATTTATACGGCTTTCCCCTCACGCAGAGTGGAAACCTATCCACCGCGTGCAGCATATTCTTGCCTTCCTTGCTTACAGCCTGGCCACCTTTTTCTGGGTCTTCGTAAAAGATTACAAGCATTTTCTAAAAGACAATATTGGTCCTTACAAAAACAAAAACCATCCCAAAAGCGAATGGATCATCCTTTTTATAACGAAGGCTATCTATTATACTTATATGCTGGTGCTGCCGATGTTGCTACTCGATATTACCTGGGTTCACTTGTTGATCGGATTTTCAACCCTTCACCTGACGGCCGGGCTGATACTTGGGGTCATCTTTCAGCTTGCCCACGTCGTCGAGGGGACCGATCATCCAGTTCCGGATGAAGAAAACATGATTGACGAACACTGGATGATTCACGAAATGGGGACCACCAATAACTTTGCGCGTGAAAACAAACCGTTGTGCTGGTTCGTCGGGGGACTGAACTTTCAGATTGAGCACCATCTGTTCCCCAGAATATGCAGCGTACACTATCCGGCTATCTCTCCGATTGTTGAAAAAACGGCCCAAGAATTTGGCATTCCATACAATCAACATGATACCTTTTTCCAGGCAGTGGCATCCCATTATCGTACCCTCAAAAAATTCGGAAATCCAGAAGTTTCTTATTCAGAAGCTCAGATATAA